Within the Thermosynechococcus sichuanensis E542 genome, the region ATCACGGTATTGCCCGTCAAGTGAATGCTACCTGTGACCCCGGCGGCCTGAAGATTCTTGACGGCTTGTTCCGTAGGGGCAAAATGCAACTGTGCCAATTGGGAAATCAGGCGGCGGTTGGCTTCTTCTGGATAGGGGTTGTAGAGATCGTCGGTGCGCAAGCCCGCTTCCACATGACCGACGGGAATTTGCTGATAAAAGGCGGCAAGGGTAGCGGCAAAGGCAGTTGTCGTATCCCCCTGTACCAAAACAAGACGGGGCAGGAGTTCTTGATAGAGTTGCTCGAGGCCTTGCAGAGCACGGCAGGTAATTTCCGTCAGGGTTTGCTTTGGCTGCATAATGGCCAAGTCCCGATCGGCCCGCAGGTCAAACAGTGCCATCACTTGATCCACCATCTCGCGGTGCTGCCCCGTGAGGACAATGTAGGGTTCAAAAAGGGGCGATCGCTGGAAAGCTTGAATAACTGGTGCCAATTTGATTGCCTCCGGGCGCGTACCCAATGTAATGCAGATCGGGATTGGGGAAGCAACCATGGCCGTCTAAATGCTAAGAACAATAACTCTTAGTGTACCGAGAAGCGAGCGTGCCATCCTTGTGACAGGGACTGTATGTTAATAATAGAAGGGAATGCACCGCCATTGCGCTCGCTGAGGTGGCCATGATTGAAATGACCGTTGCTGGGATTGCCCTCGATGCCACTAACCGTCGCACTCCGATTGTGTTGCTTAAAGATGGTGCTGGACGGCGAGCACTGCCCATCTGGATTGGCGATAATGAGGCGCGGGCAATTTTAATGGCCTTGGAAAATCAACGGGCACCGCGACCCATGACCCATGATCTCATGGCGAATATTCTCAATGAATGGAATATGACCCTAGAGCGGGTGGTGATCCACTCCCTTGAAGACAACACCTACTATGCGGTGCTGACGCTGCGCCAAGGAGAAACTCGCAAAGAGATTGATGCTCGTCCCAGTGATGCCATTGCCCTTGCTCTGCGCTGTGATTGCCCGATTTGGGTGATGGAAGCGGTGGTTGCCGATGCCTCGATTCCCGTCGATCGCGATGCTGACGAGGAAGAACGCCAAGCCTTTCGCCGCTTTTTAGATTCGATTCGCCCCGAAGATTTTATTCAGCAGGGACGGGGAATGGAAGAGGATTCCTCCGCCGGCTAGAATGCGCTATCGCCGCTTTGGTCGCACGGGACTAAACCTCTCGGTGTTTTCCCTCGGAACAATGCGTGCCTTGGGCAGTCCAGAGGTCATGCAGGCGGTCATTGAGGGGGCGATCGCCCACGGCATTAACCACATTGAAACTGCTGCCGCCTACGGGGCTAGTGAAACCTACATTGGTCGTGCCCTTAAGGCATTGGGTCAACCTCCCGTTTTTATCACTACCAAGCTATTGCCCCAAGGGGATGGGGATCACGTCCAGCGGCAAATTGCTCAATCCCTTGAGCGTCTCCAAGTCTCACGGTTAGACGGTGTCGCCCTCCATGGCCTAAACACCCCTGAGCATCTCGCATGGCTGAGCACTGAGGGGATGGCAATGCTGCGGCAGTTGCAAGCACAGGGGCTAATTGGTGCTTTGGGCTTCTCCAGTCATGGATCGTTGGCTGTGATTTTACAGGCGATCGCCAGCAATCAATTCGACTTTGTTAATCTACATTACACCTACTTTCAGCAACGCAATGCGCCAGCGATCGCCGCTGCCGCTGAACGGGATATGGGCATTTTTATCATCTCTCCGGCCGATAAGGGGGGACAACTCTACCAGCCTTCCCAACGGCTCCAAGACCTCTGTGCGCCTTTTCACCCTCTCCATTGGAGCTATCGCTGGTTACTGAGTCAGCCTGCCATCACCACGCTGAGTATTGGGCCTGCCACCGTTGCCGAGTTGGCCTTTCCCCTAGCCGTGGCCGATCAGGTGGCACCCCTGAGCGCTGAAGAGCAAGCGGTGGGCGATCGCCTACAAGCGGTGATGCAAGAAACCCTAGGCAGAGATTTGTGTCAACAATGTTATGCCTGTTTGCCCTGCCCTGAGGAGATTCATATCCCCGAAGTGTTGCGGTTGCACAACTTGGCCGTCGCCTACGACATGAGGGAGTTTGGCAAGTATCGCTATGGCATGTTTGGCCGCGCCGGGCATTGGTTTCCCGGTCAGCCCGCGAACCGTTGTACTGAGTGTGGCGATTGTTTGCCCCGCTGTCCCAGTGGTTTGGAGATTCCCCGCCTATTGCGTGAAACCCATGAACAGTTGCACGGTACCTCGCGATCGCGCCTTTGGCAGAATATTTGATGGAAAATAAAAAACTTCCTATAGGGTATTGAATTTCTCGTTGGTGGTTGCTTGATTGGTTTTCACCTCAAGGGTCAATTCGTCGGTGAGAATCATGTTGTCGATTATAGTCTGAGTCTCAAGGCCAGAGCTGCAATTACCCACACCACTAAACTACGCTATAGTGGCAATACCCTTGCGAAGTTTATGATGGAATAGTATTTTTGCTGTTTGTTGCGCTCCGTTGAGACTTTGTTCCAATGACCTCGTCCCCTTCTGCGTCGGCGACAACTGCCCTCACAGGTGATCAAATTCGCCAAAAATTCCTTGACTTCTATGCCGCCAAGGGACACACGATTTTGCCCAGTGCCTCGCTGATTCCAGAGGATCCGACGGTGCTGCTGACGATCGCTGGCATGCTCCCCTTCAAACCGATTTTCCTCGGTCAAGAAGCCCCCAAAGTGCCCCGTGCCACTACTGCCCAGAAATGTCTGCGCACCAATGACATCGAAAATGTAGGCCGCACCGCTCGCCACCACACCTTCTTTGAAATGTTGGGTAACTTCAGCTTTGGCGACTACTTCAAGGCGGAGGCCATTGCTTGGGCATGGGAGCTGATGACCACGGTTTATGGTTTGCCCCCAGAACGGCTCTTGGTGAGCGTCTTTGAAAATGACGATGAGGCCTAC harbors:
- a CDS encoding aldo/keto reductase; protein product: MRYRRFGRTGLNLSVFSLGTMRALGSPEVMQAVIEGAIAHGINHIETAAAYGASETYIGRALKALGQPPVFITTKLLPQGDGDHVQRQIAQSLERLQVSRLDGVALHGLNTPEHLAWLSTEGMAMLRQLQAQGLIGALGFSSHGSLAVILQAIASNQFDFVNLHYTYFQQRNAPAIAAAAERDMGIFIISPADKGGQLYQPSQRLQDLCAPFHPLHWSYRWLLSQPAITTLSIGPATVAELAFPLAVADQVAPLSAEEQAVGDRLQAVMQETLGRDLCQQCYACLPCPEEIHIPEVLRLHNLAVAYDMREFGKYRYGMFGRAGHWFPGQPANRCTECGDCLPRCPSGLEIPRLLRETHEQLHGTSRSRLWQNI
- a CDS encoding bifunctional nuclease family protein, with protein sequence MIEMTVAGIALDATNRRTPIVLLKDGAGRRALPIWIGDNEARAILMALENQRAPRPMTHDLMANILNEWNMTLERVVIHSLEDNTYYAVLTLRQGETRKEIDARPSDAIALALRCDCPIWVMEAVVADASIPVDRDADEEERQAFRRFLDSIRPEDFIQQGRGMEEDSSAG